The Helicobacter cetorum MIT 00-7128 region TGGGCATAGGCGTGATGTTAGTGGGTATGCAAACGCCCTAGAATGTTTTGATAAACGCTTAAATGAGATTTTAGAAAATCTAAGAGATGATGATTTATTGATTCTTTGTGCTGACCATGGGTGCGACCCCACTTTCAAAGGCACAGACCACACACGAGAGTTCATTCCTATTTTAATGTATCACAAAGATTTAAAACCAGCCTTTTTGGGTAAGAGTGAGACTTTTGCAGATATTGGGCAAAGTATCGCCCACTTTTTAGGATTAAGCCCCTTAGATTATGGCAAAAACTTATTAAATTTTTAAAGGAAACTAAATGACCCCCCATATCAATGCAAAAATTGGCGATTTTCATTCTAAATGTATTTTATGTGGCGACCCCTTAAGAGTGAAATACATTGCAAAAAACTTTTTAGAAGATGCTAAAGAAATAACTAATGTGCGTAACATGCTAGGATTTAGTGGAAAGTATAAGGGTAAGGAAATTTCTTTAATGGGGCATGGCATGGGAATTGCATCATGCACGATTTATGCTACAGAACTTATTCAAACCTATCAAGTTAAAGAGCTTTTAAGGATTGGCACTTGTGGGGCTATCAGTCAAAAAGTAGCCCTAAAAGATATTATTCTAGCAACTGGTGCTTCAACAGATTCTAAAACAAATCGGGTGCGTTTCTTAAACCACGATTTGAGCGCTACACCTAGTTTTGAACTAAGTTTAAAAGCGTATCAAATGGCTCAACAATTAAATATTGATTTAAAAGTGGGTAATGTCTTTACGAGCGATTTTTTCTATTCTTTTGAAACGCATGCCTTTGACTTACTAGCAAAGTATAATCACTTGGGTATTGAAATGGAGGCTGCAGGTTTATATGCTACGGCTATGGAGTTAAACGCTAAGGCTTTATGTTTATGCTCTGTGTCAGACCATTTAATCACACACGAAAAATTAAGCCCTGAAGAAAGAGTGGAGAGCTTTGATAACATGGTAACTCTAGCTTTAGAGATGATGACACATGATAACTAAAGAAAATTTTAAAGAAGCCCTAAAAACCTTAGGCTTTGAAGAAAATAACGAAATTTTGACTAAAACCCTAAATAACGCTACGCTAAAAGTGGATTTTAAAGCCCAAAAACTCATTTATCCTAGCGATTTGATTATCAACGATAAAACCACATGCAATTTTGAAAAGCCTGAAAATTTTGTCGTGTTTGAATGCGTGCATAGGCTCTTAAATCAAGGCTATTTTTCAAAACACTTAGAATTAGAGAGAAAGTGGCAATTAGGGCGTGAGTTAAAAAGCGGTAAAGCAGATATTTGTATCAAAAATAATGAAAATAAAATTATTTGTATCATTGAATGTAAAACCCCAGATAATAAAGAGAGCAAAGAATATTCTAAGGCTAAAAATCTTTTAGAAACTAGCCCACATAATCAATTATTTTCATATTATCAACAAGAAAAATCTAATGAGTTCGAGCAATTTTTAGCCCTTTATACAAGCGAGTTTAAAGAGCATAAAGTCAAAGAGACTTATATTTTAATAGGCGTGAGTAAAAAAGGCTATGAAAAAGCAAGCAGTGCCATTGATGCTTGGAATGTATGGCAAAAGGACTATCATGGCGAACATGCCCCTTTTGGTTTATTTGAAGATAACGCCCCTTATGAAATAGGCAAAAAGAAAGTAACTCTAGATAGTCTAAAACCCATAAACGAAAGCGATTTGAAGTCTAAATACCATGAATTTGCCACCATTTTACGCCAACACAATGTTTCAGGGCGAGAAAACGCTTTTGATAAACTCATCAATTTATTGCTTTGTAAAGTGAGCGATGAGAAAAACAACTCCATAAAGGATAAAGAAAATCAAGAATTGCAATTTTTTTGGAAAGGCTTTACTTTTGATGAACCCTTAAAATTTTGCGATAGATTGCAACAACTTTACCAACAGGGCATGAAAGAATTTCTAAACGAAGACATCACCTACATTAGCGAAGAGCAAATTGAAGAGGCTTTTAAATTATTCAAAAACAAGAAAAACGAGACCAAAGACACCATAAAAGAATATTTCACGCAATTAAAATATTATTCTAGCAACGATTTTGCCTTTATTGATGTGCATAATGAAGAGCTTTTTAAAAAGAATTTTGAAGTGCTTTTAAAAATGGTCAAGCTTTTTCAAAACAATAAACTCCTAGAAAGCCACGAAAACCAGTTTTTAAGCGATTTGTTTGAAGGCTTTTTAGATAATGGCATCAAGCAAAGCGAGGGGCAGTTTTTCACGCCCTTAGTTATTGTCAAATTCATTATCAACTCACTCCCTTATTTAGATAAGCCTAAAGTTTTAGATTACGCATGCGGAGCAGGGCATTTTTTGAACGAATATTATAAAATCAATCCAAAAGCCAGTATTGTAGGCATTGAAAAAGAATACCGCCTAAGTAAAGTCGCCAAAGTCAGTTCCTTTATGTATGGGGCTAATAGTAAGATTATTTATAATGACGCATTGAAAGTTCATAAGGGTTTAAAAGACTTTAATGTTTTAATCGCTAACCCCCCTTATAGTGTCAAAGGGTTTTTAAGCACCTTAAATGAGAGTGAGAGACAAAATTTCAGCCTTTATGCAAATTGTGATGAAAAAAGCCTAGAGAGTATCAACGCTATAGAATGCTTTTTCATAGAAAGAGCTACGCAACTTTTAGAGCATAATGCTTTAGCAGGGATTATCCTACCAAGCTCCATTTTAAGCAAAGACACGCCAATTCTTTATACTAAAACTAGAGAACTCCTTTTAAAGCATTTTAAAATCATCGCCATTACTGAATTAAGCTCAGGCACTTTTGGAAAAACCGGCACCAACACCATAACCCTATTTTTAAAGAAAAAGAGCAACACCCCAAAAGAACACAAGCATTTTGAAAATCTAGTTAATGCATGGCTTGAAGGCGATTTTAAAACTAACGGCGACTTAATAGGGCAAGATTACCTAAACGCCTATTGTGAATACAGAAATTTTAATAAACAAGATTACAAAGCGTTTTTACAAAATGATTTATTAGAGAGCCTAAAAGAAAATGAAAATTTTAAGGACTATACAAAAGCCTTTAATGCCCTTTATAAAGAGCCTAAAACTAAGGAATTTAAAGAATTAAACAAAGAGCAACAACTCGCCCTTAAAGAAAAAGAGCTAATAAAATTCATCAAACTTAAAGAGCAAGACAAAATGCTTTATTTTTGTATGACTTACCACCAACAAGAAAGGGTGCTTATTGTCAAATCCCCTAATAAAAGTGAAGAAGCTAAGAAATTTTTGGGTTATGAATGGAGTAGTAGAAAAGGAAGTGAGGGCATAAAATATTTAAATAGTAATAACACTAATAACGATAATGAAATTTTAGAAAACCAAGAAGAGCTTAAATATGAGGGGCTTAAAAATATCAACACCCCTTTATACAACCCAAACGACCTAGATGACAAAACCAAAATTAACACACTCATAAAAAGCAATTTCAATAATGAAATTTTACAAATCCCAAGCGAGTTAAAAGAATTTGTGCGTTATGCTAACTTAGTGGATTTGCTAGATTTTGAACGCCTAGAGTTTAACAAGGCGTTGAATTTGACCTCTAAAAACAAAGTGGAAATTAAGAGTAAGTATGAATTAGTAAGGTTAGGGGAAGTTGCTAGTATTGACTGGGGAAATACAAAATTAACAAAAGAGATTTACAAAGAAAATGCTAGATATAAAGTTTATAGTGCGAGCGGACAAGACGGAACGATAGATTTTTACGAACACGAGGGGGAGGCGGTTATTTTATCAGCGATAGGGGCAAGGTGTGGTAAATGCTTTTTTGCGACAGATAAATGGACGGCAATTAAAAACACGATTATAATTAAAGCAAAAAAAGATATTTTGATAAGATATTTATTTGAGTATATCAATAATGAAACATTTTGGAATAAATCAGGGTCAGCCCAACCATTTATAAAATTAGGGTCAGCATCGGCACAGAAAATCCCCTTACCACCTTTAGAAATCCAAGAGCAAATCCTTTCGCACTTACAAGAATTAGATATTAAAAGAGAAGTTAGCCAAACAAAAATCAACGCTCTACAACAAGAAATAACCAACATTATCAATAATATCAACGCTCCCTTAAGAAAACTTAGCGAGTTAATTAAAATCAACACTACAAGTATTAACCCCCTTGAAACGCCTAATAAAAAATTTATTTATATAGATATTGACAGTGTAAATAAAGGCACAGGAATAATTGATTATTCAAATATTTTACAAGGCTCAAACGCTCCATCAAGGGCTAGAAGAATAGCCCCTAGCCATAGCGTAATCATTTCTACGGTGAGACCTTACTTAAAAGGTTTTGCTTATATTGAGAAAGAGCAACAAGATTGTATCTTTTCAACAGGTTTTGCTATCCTTGAAAGTAGTGAGTTAATTTTGCCTAAATATTTGTATTTTATGTTTATGTGTCTTAAAGATTTAATGCGTCAAATGGAAAATGCCATGCCAAAATCAAGTTATCCTAGTATCAATAAAAAAGACATTGAAAACTTTACAATCCCTTTACCACCCAAAGAATTGCAACAAGAAATCATCGCTCAAATTGAAATCTTAGAAAAAGAAATTAAGACCTTACAAAATGAACTTAATACCATAGCCCCACAAAAAGAACGCTACCTAAAAGAACAATTAGGATTAGAATAAATCATTCCTAAAAAATTTTATTTTAAGAGATTTTTAAAAAACTAAAAGCGTTTTTAACGCCTTTTATTTCTTAAGGGGGACAGGGTGGTATTTTGCGATAATACCCCCCTTATCCCCCTTAAAATCCCCCAAACCCCCTAATAACGCTTTAAGAAATTATCGCTTGACTTATGTCAAGCTCTTTACTATTTTTTATAAAAAGCTATCGCTTTTTTAGTGAAATTTTTTAAATCTATACTTAAGACAAGGAACACTATTAAAGAACCATTAGGATTAGAATAAAGAAGTTTGAAAGTGGGTTTATGGCATAAGAAGCACCCCCTAAAAATAGGGGGCTAAACTCTATCGCTTGATTTTTAATTAATGTATAATAAGCGATAAGAGCTTTTTCCATGATTTTTATTCATGGTCAGCTCCTTTATGCCATTTAAAATTTACCCCCTAATCCTTTCTTAAAAACTAGGGGGTAAGCCATTTTATCTTAACTTCCTTTTAAAAAAGAAAGCATTTTTAAAAA contains the following coding sequences:
- a CDS encoding restriction endonuclease subunit S, with the protein product MITKENFKEALKTLGFEENNEILTKTLNNATLKVDFKAQKLIYPSDLIINDKTTCNFEKPENFVVFECVHRLLNQGYFSKHLELERKWQLGRELKSGKADICIKNNENKIICIIECKTPDNKESKEYSKAKNLLETSPHNQLFSYYQQEKSNEFEQFLALYTSEFKEHKVKETYILIGVSKKGYEKASSAIDAWNVWQKDYHGEHAPFGLFEDNAPYEIGKKKVTLDSLKPINESDLKSKYHEFATILRQHNVSGRENAFDKLINLLLCKVSDEKNNSIKDKENQELQFFWKGFTFDEPLKFCDRLQQLYQQGMKEFLNEDITYISEEQIEEAFKLFKNKKNETKDTIKEYFTQLKYYSSNDFAFIDVHNEELFKKNFEVLLKMVKLFQNNKLLESHENQFLSDLFEGFLDNGIKQSEGQFFTPLVIVKFIINSLPYLDKPKVLDYACGAGHFLNEYYKINPKASIVGIEKEYRLSKVAKVSSFMYGANSKIIYNDALKVHKGLKDFNVLIANPPYSVKGFLSTLNESERQNFSLYANCDEKSLESINAIECFFIERATQLLEHNALAGIILPSSILSKDTPILYTKTRELLLKHFKIIAITELSSGTFGKTGTNTITLFLKKKSNTPKEHKHFENLVNAWLEGDFKTNGDLIGQDYLNAYCEYRNFNKQDYKAFLQNDLLESLKENENFKDYTKAFNALYKEPKTKEFKELNKEQQLALKEKELIKFIKLKEQDKMLYFCMTYHQQERVLIVKSPNKSEEAKKFLGYEWSSRKGSEGIKYLNSNNTNNDNEILENQEELKYEGLKNINTPLYNPNDLDDKTKINTLIKSNFNNEILQIPSELKEFVRYANLVDLLDFERLEFNKALNLTSKNKVEIKSKYELVRLGEVASIDWGNTKLTKEIYKENARYKVYSASGQDGTIDFYEHEGEAVILSAIGARCGKCFFATDKWTAIKNTIIIKAKKDILIRYLFEYINNETFWNKSGSAQPFIKLGSASAQKIPLPPLEIQEQILSHLQELDIKREVSQTKINALQQEITNIINNINAPLRKLSELIKINTTSINPLETPNKKFIYIDIDSVNKGTGIIDYSNILQGSNAPSRARRIAPSHSVIISTVRPYLKGFAYIEKEQQDCIFSTGFAILESSELILPKYLYFMFMCLKDLMRQMENAMPKSSYPSINKKDIENFTIPLPPKELQQEIIAQIEILEKEIKTLQNELNTIAPQKERYLKEQLGLE
- the deoD gene encoding purine-nucleoside phosphorylase, with the translated sequence MTPHINAKIGDFHSKCILCGDPLRVKYIAKNFLEDAKEITNVRNMLGFSGKYKGKEISLMGHGMGIASCTIYATELIQTYQVKELLRIGTCGAISQKVALKDIILATGASTDSKTNRVRFLNHDLSATPSFELSLKAYQMAQQLNIDLKVGNVFTSDFFYSFETHAFDLLAKYNHLGIEMEAAGLYATAMELNAKALCLCSVSDHLITHEKLSPEERVESFDNMVTLALEMMTHDN